In one window of Pseudomonas benzenivorans DNA:
- a CDS encoding RodZ family helix-turn-helix domain-containing protein: MKAAHSEEAVAQQVNPGESLRVTRESKGWTIAEVATQLNLTPQRLGQIEAGAFDQLPGHTFARGYIRAYGKLLGMDQARLVLEFDQFTGSNAAGSSVHSLGRIEQPLSYSQQALRFASLALLVALVGVGFYWWQEQAQRPLEESAVTSLEHVEVEGVDGTTQLHVLDEPEDQAVAAAQESSQLSLAEASPEQDEPADTQSPAEPTEAPAALESASPVALQPAMPAEPVVEAATVEQAEATGAVAEEVPQPPTLAAGEGRVQVTFTADCWTQVTDANGKILISALKRGGDSLALTGKAPLELRLGFARGAQVTYNGKPVDVAPFTSGETARVKLGGQ, encoded by the coding sequence ATGAAAGCGGCGCATTCCGAAGAAGCAGTGGCCCAGCAGGTCAATCCCGGCGAGTCCTTGCGTGTAACCCGCGAAAGCAAGGGCTGGACGATCGCCGAAGTGGCGACCCAGCTCAACCTGACGCCCCAGCGCCTGGGGCAGATCGAGGCCGGCGCCTTCGACCAGCTGCCGGGCCATACCTTCGCCAGGGGCTATATCCGTGCCTATGGCAAGCTGCTGGGCATGGACCAGGCGCGCCTGGTGCTGGAGTTCGATCAGTTCACCGGCAGCAACGCCGCCGGCAGCAGCGTGCACAGTCTCGGCCGCATCGAGCAGCCGCTGAGCTATTCGCAGCAGGCCCTGCGTTTCGCTAGTCTGGCCTTGCTGGTGGCCTTGGTCGGCGTGGGCTTCTACTGGTGGCAGGAGCAGGCCCAGCGGCCGCTCGAGGAGTCGGCCGTGACCAGCCTCGAGCACGTCGAAGTCGAAGGCGTCGATGGCACCACCCAGCTGCATGTTCTCGACGAGCCGGAGGATCAGGCGGTCGCGGCGGCCCAGGAGTCGTCCCAGCTGAGCCTCGCCGAGGCGTCGCCCGAGCAGGACGAGCCCGCAGACACTCAGTCGCCCGCCGAGCCGACCGAGGCCCCTGCTGCCCTGGAGTCCGCCAGCCCTGTGGCGCTCCAGCCCGCGATGCCGGCAGAGCCTGTGGTCGAGGCCGCCACCGTGGAGCAGGCCGAAGCGACTGGCGCGGTAGCCGAAGAGGTCCCCCAGCCCCCGACGCTGGCCGCTGGCGAGGGCAGGGTGCAGGTGACGTTCACCGCCGATTGCTGGACCCAGGTGACCGACGCCAACGGCAAGATTCTGATCAGCGCGCTGAAGCGGGGCGGCGATAGCCTGGCGCTGACCGGCAAGGCCCCCCTGGAGTTGCGCCTGGGCTTTGCCCGCGGCGCGCAGGTGACTTACAACGGCAAGCCGGTGGATGTCGCCCCCTTCACCTCGGGCGAGACCGCCCGCGTGAAACTGGGTGGGCAATAA
- the ispG gene encoding flavodoxin-dependent (E)-4-hydroxy-3-methylbut-2-enyl-diphosphate synthase: MHCESPIKRRQSRKIWVGSVPVGGDAPISVQSMTNTDTNDVAATVAQIRRLEEAGADIVRVSVPDMDAAEAFGKIKQQVNLPLVADIHFDYQIALRVAELGVDCLRINPGNIGREDRVRAVVEAARDKGIPIRIGVNAGSLEKDLQKKYGEPTPAALVESALRHVEHLDRLNFPDFKVSVKASDVFMAVEAYRLLAKQIEQPLHLGITEAGGLRSGTVKSAVGLGMLLAEGIGDTIRISLAADPVEEIKVGFDILKSLRLRSRGINFIACPSCSRQNFDVVKTMNELEARVEDLLVPLDVAVIGCVVNGPGEAKEAHVGLTGGSPNNLVYIDGKPAQKLNNDNLVDDLERLIRQKAAEKVAAEAALIVRG; this comes from the coding sequence ATGCATTGCGAATCGCCGATCAAGCGCCGCCAGTCGCGGAAAATCTGGGTAGGTTCGGTACCGGTGGGCGGCGATGCGCCCATCTCGGTGCAGAGCATGACCAACACCGACACCAACGACGTGGCCGCCACCGTGGCGCAGATCCGTCGCCTGGAAGAGGCCGGCGCCGATATCGTGCGTGTCTCGGTGCCGGACATGGACGCCGCCGAGGCCTTCGGCAAGATCAAGCAGCAGGTCAATCTGCCCCTGGTGGCCGACATTCACTTCGACTACCAGATCGCCCTGCGCGTGGCCGAACTGGGCGTCGACTGCCTGCGCATCAACCCCGGCAACATCGGTCGCGAGGACCGGGTGCGGGCGGTGGTCGAGGCCGCGCGGGACAAGGGCATCCCGATCCGCATCGGGGTCAACGCCGGCTCCCTGGAGAAGGACCTGCAGAAGAAATACGGCGAGCCGACGCCGGCCGCGCTGGTCGAGTCGGCCCTGCGCCATGTCGAGCACCTGGACCGGCTGAACTTTCCCGACTTCAAGGTCAGCGTCAAGGCCTCCGACGTGTTCATGGCGGTGGAGGCCTACAGGCTGCTGGCCAAGCAGATCGAGCAGCCGCTGCACCTGGGCATCACCGAGGCCGGCGGCCTGCGCTCCGGCACGGTGAAGTCGGCGGTGGGCCTGGGCATGCTGCTGGCCGAGGGCATCGGCGATACCATCCGCATCTCCCTGGCGGCCGATCCGGTCGAGGAGATCAAGGTCGGCTTCGACATCCTCAAGTCGCTGCGCCTGCGCTCGCGCGGCATCAACTTCATCGCCTGCCCGAGCTGCTCGCGGCAGAACTTCGATGTGGTCAAGACCATGAACGAGCTGGAGGCGCGGGTCGAGGACCTGCTGGTGCCGCTGGACGTGGCGGTGATCGGCTGCGTGGTCAATGGCCCGGGCGAGGCCAAGGAGGCCCATGTCGGCCTCACCGGCGGCTCGCCGAACAACCTGGTGTATATCGACGGCAAGCCGGCGCAGAAACTGAACAACGACAACCTGGTGGACGACCTGGAGCGCCTGATCCGCCAGAAAGCGGCCGAGAAGGTCGCCGCAGAGGCCGCGCTGATCGTGCGCGGCTGA
- the hisS gene encoding histidine--tRNA ligase — MSKSLQAIRGMNDILPEQTPLWRYFEDSVARLLDGYGYRQIRMPIVEFTELFKRSIGEVTDIVEKEMYTFDDRNGDSLTLRPEGTAACVRAVLEHGLAGAGQSQKLWYIGPMFRHERPQKGRYRQFHQIGVEVFNIDGPDIDAELIVLTWRLWGLLGLRDAVTLELNSLGTSAARAVYREALVEYLSARAEQLDEDSRRRLSSNPLRVLDSKNPETQALLADAPRLADYLDEESRIHFEGLKARLDAAGIPYVINPKLVRGLDYYSKTVFEWTTDKLGAQGTVCAGGRYDGLVEQMGGKPTPGVGFAMGIERLVLLLETLELVPADIARQVDVYLCAFGEPAELAALALAERLRDQLPGLRLQVNAGAGSFKSQLKKADKSGALYALVLGEDELARQVVGCKPLRDQGEQQSIAWADLAERLAACLEQA; from the coding sequence TTGAGCAAGTCCCTGCAAGCCATCCGTGGCATGAACGACATCCTGCCGGAGCAGACCCCGCTCTGGCGCTACTTCGAAGACAGCGTGGCGCGCCTGCTCGATGGCTACGGCTACCGGCAGATCCGCATGCCGATCGTCGAGTTCACCGAGCTGTTCAAGCGCTCGATCGGCGAGGTCACCGATATAGTCGAGAAGGAGATGTATACCTTCGACGACCGCAACGGCGACTCCCTGACCCTGCGCCCGGAGGGCACCGCGGCCTGCGTGCGGGCGGTGCTCGAGCACGGCCTGGCCGGCGCCGGGCAGAGCCAGAAGCTCTGGTACATCGGCCCGATGTTCCGCCACGAACGCCCGCAGAAGGGCCGCTACCGCCAGTTCCACCAGATCGGCGTGGAGGTCTTCAACATCGACGGCCCGGACATCGACGCCGAGCTGATCGTGCTGACTTGGCGCCTCTGGGGGCTGCTGGGGCTGCGCGACGCGGTGACCCTGGAGCTCAACAGCCTGGGCACCAGTGCGGCCCGTGCGGTCTACCGCGAGGCCCTGGTCGAGTACCTGAGCGCGCGCGCCGAGCAGTTGGACGAAGACAGCCGCCGGCGCCTGAGCAGCAACCCGCTGCGCGTGCTCGACAGCAAGAACCCGGAGACCCAGGCCCTGCTGGCCGATGCACCGAGGCTGGCGGACTACCTGGACGAGGAGTCGCGCATCCACTTCGAGGGGCTGAAGGCGCGCCTGGATGCCGCCGGCATTCCCTATGTGATCAACCCCAAGCTGGTGCGCGGCCTGGACTACTACAGCAAGACCGTGTTCGAGTGGACCACCGACAAGCTCGGTGCCCAGGGCACGGTGTGCGCCGGTGGCCGCTACGACGGCCTGGTCGAGCAGATGGGCGGCAAGCCGACCCCGGGTGTCGGTTTCGCCATGGGCATCGAGCGCCTGGTGCTGCTGCTCGAGACCCTGGAACTGGTGCCGGCGGACATCGCCCGTCAGGTCGATGTCTACCTCTGTGCCTTCGGCGAGCCTGCGGAGCTGGCGGCCCTGGCCCTGGCCGAGCGCCTGCGTGATCAGCTGCCGGGGCTGCGCTTGCAGGTCAACGCCGGCGCCGGCAGCTTCAAGAGTCAGCTGAAGAAGGCGGACAAGAGCGGCGCACTCTACGCGCTGGTCCTGGGAGAAGACGAACTGGCCCGGCAAGTGGTAGGTTGCAAGCCGCTGCGGGATCAGGGCGAACAACAGAGCATCGCCTGGGCGGACCTGGCCGAGCGCCTGGCCGCCTGCCTCGAGCAGGCTTAA
- a CDS encoding tetratricopeptide repeat protein: protein MIKEWWQRNGMPLLTGALLALVAVFGWQGWQKYQSSQAQSASVIYQQLLETALDPSGEPDAAKVAELGKQLKDEFGGSHYAQYGSLFIAKVAVESGKLEDAASELQAIVDQPADATLEELARQRLARVLAAQDKTEAALQLLEGDADQAYLASREELKGDLLATLGRDDEAHAAYLKAKAALAEDAAVGGLQMKLDDLAKGDA from the coding sequence ATGATCAAGGAGTGGTGGCAGCGCAACGGCATGCCGTTGCTCACCGGCGCGCTGTTGGCGCTGGTGGCGGTGTTCGGCTGGCAGGGCTGGCAGAAGTACCAGAGCAGCCAGGCGCAGAGTGCCTCGGTGATCTACCAGCAGCTGCTGGAGACCGCGCTCGACCCGAGCGGCGAACCGGATGCGGCCAAGGTCGCCGAGTTGGGCAAGCAGCTCAAGGACGAGTTCGGCGGCAGCCATTACGCCCAGTACGGCAGCCTGTTCATCGCCAAGGTGGCGGTCGAGTCCGGCAAGCTGGAGGATGCGGCGAGCGAATTGCAGGCGATAGTCGATCAGCCGGCGGACGCGACCCTGGAAGAGCTGGCGCGTCAGCGTCTGGCCCGCGTTCTGGCGGCTCAGGACAAGACCGAGGCCGCGCTGCAGTTGCTCGAGGGCGATGCCGATCAGGCCTATCTGGCCAGCCGCGAAGAGCTCAAGGGCGACCTGCTGGCGACCCTGGGCCGCGATGATGAGGCCCACGCCGCCTACCTCAAGGCCAAGGCCGCACTGGCCGAAGACGCCGCGGTGGGTGGCCTGCAAATGAAGCTCGACGACCTGGCAAAAGGGGATGCGTGA
- the bamB gene encoding outer membrane protein assembly factor BamB has product MRDVKRWKNAALLALAVLAVGCSSNSKKELPPAELTDFEEEVQLQKEWSRSIGEGQGETFNMLVPAVDGETIYAADVEGLVMALDRKSGDVRWKQELEAPVSGAVGAGYGLVLLGTLKGEIIALDTASGEEKWRARVTSEVLAAPATNGDVVLVQTQDDRLIALDADTGSQRWIFESTPAVLTLRGTGSPVLTNRLAIAGLSSGKVIALDAQRGLPVWEQRVAVPQGRSELDRVVDIDGGLLLSGGTLYAVSYQGRVAALELESGRILWQREASSSVGVAQGYGNVYVSLASGTVEGIDERSASALWSNDALARRQLSAPEVFSSYVAFGDLEGYLHLISQVDGRFVGRERIDSEGLRARPLVVGEWLYAFGNGGKLVALTIK; this is encoded by the coding sequence ATGCGTGACGTGAAGCGTTGGAAGAATGCCGCGCTGTTGGCCCTGGCCGTACTGGCCGTGGGCTGCAGCAGCAACAGTAAGAAGGAACTGCCGCCTGCCGAGCTGACCGACTTCGAAGAAGAGGTGCAGCTGCAGAAGGAGTGGAGCCGCTCGATCGGCGAGGGCCAGGGCGAGACCTTCAACATGCTGGTCCCGGCGGTCGATGGCGAGACCATCTACGCCGCCGATGTCGAGGGCCTGGTCATGGCGCTGGACCGCAAGAGCGGCGATGTGCGCTGGAAGCAGGAGCTCGAGGCGCCGGTGTCCGGTGCGGTCGGTGCCGGTTACGGTCTGGTCCTGCTGGGCACGTTGAAGGGCGAGATCATCGCCCTGGACACCGCCTCCGGCGAGGAAAAGTGGCGTGCGCGGGTGACCAGCGAAGTGCTGGCGGCGCCGGCGACCAACGGCGACGTGGTGCTGGTGCAGACCCAGGACGACCGCCTGATCGCCCTGGATGCCGACACCGGCAGCCAGCGCTGGATCTTCGAGAGCACCCCGGCGGTACTGACCCTGCGCGGCACCGGCAGTCCGGTGCTGACCAATCGCCTGGCCATCGCCGGCCTGTCCAGCGGCAAGGTCATCGCCCTGGACGCCCAGCGCGGCCTGCCGGTCTGGGAGCAGCGCGTGGCGGTGCCTCAGGGCCGTTCCGAGCTGGACCGCGTGGTGGACATCGACGGCGGCCTGCTGCTGTCCGGCGGTACCCTCTATGCGGTCAGCTACCAGGGCCGTGTCGCGGCGCTGGAACTGGAGAGCGGGCGGATCCTCTGGCAGCGCGAGGCCTCCAGCTCGGTGGGCGTGGCCCAGGGCTACGGCAACGTCTACGTCAGTCTGGCCAGCGGCACGGTGGAAGGCATCGACGAGCGCAGCGCCTCGGCGCTGTGGAGCAACGACGCCCTGGCGCGTCGTCAGCTGTCGGCGCCGGAGGTGTTCTCCAGCTATGTGGCCTTCGGCGACCTGGAGGGTTACCTGCACCTGATCAGCCAGGTGGACGGCCGCTTCGTCGGCCGCGAGCGCATCGACAGCGAGGGCCTGCGCGCCCGTCCGCTGGTGGTCGGCGAGTGGCTGTACGCCTTTGGCAACGGCGGCAAGCTGGTGGCCTTGACCATCAAGTGA
- the der gene encoding ribosome biogenesis GTPase Der, which yields MVPVIALVGRPNVGKSTLFNRLTKTRDAIVGDLSGLTRDRQYGEAKWQGRTYIVIDTGGISGDEEGIDAKMAEQSLQAIEEADAVLFLVDARAGLSASDQMIGEHLRKRNKHSFLVINKVDNLDPDLARAEFSPLGMGEALAIAGAHGRGITQMLEAVLGGFPKDAGEPEEGEEAEEVAEGEEAKRIPGPSEKDGIKLAIIGRPNVGKSTLVNRMLGEDRVIVYDQAGTTRDSIYIPFERDDEKYTLIDTAGVRRRGKIFEAVEKFSVVKTLQAIQDSNVVVFVMDAREGVVDHDLNLLGFVLESGRALVIALNKWDGMEPSERDYVKTELQRRLFFVDFADIHFISALHGTGVGHLYKSVQASFQSAITRWPTSRLTQILEDAVREHQPPLVNGRRIKLRYAHLGGANPPLIVIHGNQVESVPRAYSRYLENTYRRVLKLVGTPIRIEYKGGENPYEDKKNTLTDRQVNKKRRLMSHHKKAEKKRKDKKR from the coding sequence ATGGTTCCCGTAATTGCCCTGGTGGGCCGCCCGAACGTCGGCAAGTCGACCCTCTTCAACCGCCTGACCAAGACCCGCGACGCCATCGTCGGCGACCTCTCCGGCTTGACCCGCGACCGCCAGTACGGCGAGGCCAAGTGGCAGGGGCGCACCTATATCGTCATCGACACCGGGGGTATCTCCGGCGACGAGGAGGGCATCGATGCGAAGATGGCCGAGCAGTCGCTGCAGGCCATCGAAGAGGCCGATGCCGTGCTGTTCCTGGTCGATGCCCGGGCCGGGCTGTCGGCCTCCGACCAGATGATCGGCGAGCACCTGCGCAAGCGTAACAAGCACAGCTTCCTGGTGATCAACAAGGTCGACAACCTCGACCCCGACCTGGCCCGTGCCGAATTCAGCCCCCTGGGCATGGGCGAGGCCCTGGCCATCGCCGGCGCTCACGGCCGCGGCATCACCCAGATGCTCGAGGCGGTGCTGGGCGGCTTTCCCAAGGACGCCGGCGAGCCGGAGGAGGGCGAGGAGGCCGAAGAGGTGGCCGAGGGCGAGGAAGCCAAGCGCATCCCCGGGCCCAGCGAGAAGGACGGCATCAAGCTGGCGATCATCGGCCGGCCCAACGTCGGCAAGTCGACCCTGGTCAACCGCATGCTCGGCGAGGACCGGGTGATCGTCTACGACCAGGCGGGGACGACCCGGGACAGCATCTACATCCCCTTCGAGCGCGACGACGAGAAGTACACCCTGATCGACACCGCCGGCGTGCGTCGCCGCGGCAAGATCTTCGAGGCGGTGGAGAAGTTCTCGGTGGTCAAGACCCTGCAGGCCATTCAGGATTCCAACGTGGTGGTGTTCGTCATGGACGCTCGCGAAGGGGTGGTCGATCACGACCTCAACCTGCTCGGCTTCGTCCTGGAGAGCGGCCGCGCCCTGGTCATCGCCCTGAACAAGTGGGACGGCATGGAGCCGAGCGAGCGCGACTACGTGAAGACCGAGCTGCAGCGCCGGCTGTTCTTCGTCGATTTCGCCGACATCCACTTCATCTCGGCGCTGCACGGCACCGGCGTCGGCCACCTGTACAAGTCGGTGCAGGCCTCGTTCCAGTCGGCGATCACCCGCTGGCCCACCAGCCGCCTGACCCAGATCCTCGAGGACGCGGTGCGCGAGCACCAGCCGCCGCTGGTCAACGGCCGGCGCATCAAGCTGCGCTACGCCCACCTCGGCGGCGCCAACCCGCCGCTGATCGTGATCCACGGCAACCAGGTCGAGTCGGTGCCCCGTGCCTACTCGCGTTACCTGGAGAACACCTACAGGCGCGTGCTCAAGCTGGTCGGCACGCCGATCCGCATCGAATACAAGGGCGGCGAGAACCCCTACGAGGACAAGAAGAACACCCTCACCGACCGCCAGGTGAACAAGAAGCGCCGCCTGATGAGCCACCACAAGAAGGCCGAGAAGAAGCGCAAGGACAAGAAGCGCTGA
- a CDS encoding pyridoxal phosphate-dependent aminotransferase, with amino-acid sequence MITSKLPHVGTTIFTRMSQLAAETGALNLSQGFPDFDGPQALRDAVARHIAAGHNQYAPLAGLPALRQQVAAKIARSYGRTVDMDGEVTIAPGATQGIFCAIQTLIRPGDEAIVFDPCYDSYEPSVELAGGRCVHVPLALPDFAIDWQRLADALSPRTRLIVLNSPHNPSGALISRADLDRLAALIRDRDIYLISDEVYEHLVFDGARHASVLAHEELYARAFVVSSFGKTYHVTGWKTGYVVAPPALTAELRKVHQYVSFCGVTPLQWALADYMAEHPEHVEELPAFYQAKRDLFCDLLKDSRFSFQRAPGTYFQLADYSAIRDDLDDVAMAEWLTREHGVATIPVSVFYQEPPKDLRLVRFCFAKREDTLRQAAEKLCAI; translated from the coding sequence ATGATCACCAGCAAGCTGCCGCATGTCGGCACCACCATCTTCACCCGCATGTCCCAGCTCGCCGCCGAGACCGGCGCGCTCAACCTGTCCCAGGGCTTCCCCGATTTCGATGGGCCGCAGGCGCTGCGCGACGCCGTCGCCCGGCACATCGCCGCCGGCCACAACCAGTACGCGCCGCTGGCCGGCTTGCCGGCGTTGCGCCAGCAGGTGGCGGCGAAGATCGCCCGCAGCTATGGCCGCACGGTCGACATGGACGGTGAGGTGACCATCGCTCCGGGTGCCACCCAGGGCATCTTCTGCGCCATCCAGACGCTGATCCGCCCGGGCGACGAGGCGATCGTCTTCGACCCCTGCTACGACAGCTACGAGCCCTCGGTGGAGTTGGCCGGCGGCCGCTGCGTGCACGTGCCCCTGGCCCTGCCGGATTTCGCCATCGACTGGCAGCGCCTGGCCGACGCCCTGAGCCCCAGGACCCGGCTGATCGTCCTCAACAGCCCGCACAACCCCAGCGGCGCGCTGATCTCCCGCGCCGATCTGGACCGGCTGGCGGCGCTGATTCGCGACCGCGACATCTACCTGATCAGCGACGAGGTCTACGAGCATCTGGTGTTCGACGGCGCGCGGCACGCCAGCGTGCTGGCCCACGAGGAGTTGTACGCGCGGGCCTTCGTGGTCAGCTCGTTCGGCAAGACCTATCACGTCACCGGCTGGAAGACCGGCTACGTGGTGGCGCCGCCGGCGCTCACCGCCGAGCTGCGCAAGGTGCACCAGTACGTCAGCTTCTGCGGCGTCACGCCGTTGCAGTGGGCCCTGGCCGACTACATGGCCGAGCACCCCGAGCATGTCGAGGAGCTGCCGGCCTTCTACCAGGCCAAGCGCGACCTGTTCTGCGACCTGCTCAAGGACTCACGCTTCAGCTTCCAGCGCGCGCCCGGTACCTATTTCCAGCTGGCCGACTATTCGGCGATCCGCGACGACCTGGACGACGTGGCCATGGCCGAGTGGCTGACCCGCGAGCACGGCGTGGCGACCATCCCGGTGTCGGTGTTCTACCAAGAGCCGCCCAAGGACCTGCGCCTGGTGCGCTTCTGCTTCGCCAAGCGCGAGGACACCCTGCGTCAGGCCGCGGAGAAGCTATGCGCGATCTGA
- a CDS encoding amidohydrolase — protein sequence MRDLTALPDLQLALVQTELAWHDPAANLAHFESLVEQARGADLVVLPEMFTTGFSMDSACLAEPEGGPSSQWLLAQAVRLQAVVTGSLIVQAADGRYRNRLLWARPDGSLAHYDKRHLFRMAGEHKHYAAGAEQLLVELKGWRIRPLICYDLRFPVWSRDPRDTDLLLYTANWPAARRHHWNRLLPARAIENLCYVAAVNRIGTDGKGHPYSGDSQVLDFQGEALLEAGTAGGVFRVTLSGTDLAAYRERFPAYLDADAFELKP from the coding sequence ATGCGCGATCTGACGGCGTTACCCGATCTGCAACTGGCGTTGGTGCAGACCGAGCTGGCCTGGCACGACCCGGCGGCCAACCTCGCCCACTTCGAGTCCCTGGTGGAACAGGCCCGGGGCGCCGACCTGGTGGTGCTGCCGGAGATGTTCACGACCGGTTTCTCCATGGACTCGGCCTGCCTGGCCGAGCCGGAGGGTGGGCCGAGCAGCCAGTGGTTGCTGGCCCAGGCCGTGCGCCTGCAGGCGGTGGTGACCGGCAGCCTGATCGTCCAGGCCGCCGATGGCCGCTACCGCAACCGCTTGCTCTGGGCGCGCCCGGACGGCTCCCTGGCGCACTATGACAAGCGCCACCTGTTCCGCATGGCCGGCGAGCACAAGCACTACGCCGCGGGCGCGGAGCAGCTGCTGGTGGAGCTCAAGGGCTGGCGCATCCGCCCGCTGATCTGCTACGACCTGCGCTTCCCGGTGTGGAGTCGCGACCCGCGGGACACCGACCTGTTGCTGTACACCGCCAACTGGCCGGCCGCGCGGCGCCATCATTGGAACCGCCTGTTGCCGGCCCGGGCGATCGAGAACCTGTGCTACGTGGCGGCGGTCAACCGCATCGGCACGGACGGCAAGGGCCACCCCTACAGTGGCGACAGCCAGGTGCTGGATTTCCAGGGCGAAGCCTTGCTCGAGGCCGGGACGGCCGGCGGGGTGTTCCGTGTCACGCTGTCCGGCACCGACCTGGCTGCGTACCGGGAGCGCTTTCCCGCCTACCTGGATGCCGATGCCTTCGAACTGAAGCCCTAG
- the leuA gene encoding 2-isopropylmalate synthase: protein MSMLKDPSGKYRAFAPIDLPDRTWPSKTITEVPVWCSSDLRDGNQSLIEPMDAQKKMRFFKTLVQVGIKQIEVGFPSASQTDFDFVRELIEGGHIPEDTTIQVLTQAREDLISRTFESLKGAKRAIVHVYNATAPSFRRIVFNQDKAGVVNIAVNAARIIKDLAARQPQTQWTFQYSPEIFTSTELEFAVEVCDAVLDVWQPTPENKAILNLPATVEVSTPNVYADQIEWFCRHIGRRDSVLISLHTHNDRGTGVAASELGLLAGADRVEGCLFGNGERTGNVDLVNLALNLYTQGIHPGLDFSDIDAVRKVVEECNQIPVHPRHPYVGDLVHTAFSGSHQDAIRKGFAQQDPDGVWEVPYLPIDPADIGRSYEAVIRVNSQSGKGGITYLLEQEYGISLPRRMQIEFSQVVQKETDRLGLEMTAAQIYQLFDREYLQARAPYALKGHRLQEENGTSAVDVEVLAGGDSQHWRGIGKGPLEALVAGLPVAVEIMDYSEHAIGAGTNAKAAAYIELRVDGGRALHGVGIDENLTTASFRALFSALNRALKQVEAQAA, encoded by the coding sequence ATGAGCATGCTCAAAGACCCCTCCGGCAAGTACCGTGCTTTCGCCCCGATCGACCTGCCCGACCGCACCTGGCCGTCGAAGACCATCACCGAAGTGCCGGTCTGGTGCAGCTCTGACCTGCGCGACGGCAACCAGTCGCTGATCGAGCCGATGGACGCGCAGAAGAAAATGCGCTTCTTCAAGACCCTGGTGCAGGTCGGCATCAAGCAGATCGAGGTGGGCTTCCCCTCGGCCTCGCAGACCGACTTCGACTTCGTCCGCGAGCTGATCGAGGGCGGCCACATCCCCGAGGACACCACCATCCAGGTGCTGACCCAGGCCCGCGAAGACCTGATCAGCCGCACCTTCGAGTCGCTCAAGGGTGCGAAGCGGGCCATCGTCCACGTCTACAACGCCACCGCGCCGTCGTTCCGCCGCATCGTCTTCAACCAGGACAAGGCCGGGGTGGTGAACATCGCGGTCAATGCCGCGCGCATCATCAAGGACCTGGCCGCCCGGCAGCCGCAGACCCAGTGGACCTTCCAGTACTCGCCGGAGATCTTCACCTCCACCGAGCTGGAGTTCGCCGTCGAGGTCTGCGACGCGGTGCTCGACGTGTGGCAGCCGACCCCTGAGAACAAAGCCATCCTCAACCTGCCGGCCACAGTCGAAGTGTCCACGCCCAACGTCTACGCCGACCAGATCGAGTGGTTCTGCCGTCATATCGGCCGCCGCGACAGCGTGCTGATCAGTCTGCATACCCACAACGACCGCGGCACCGGCGTGGCCGCCAGCGAACTGGGCCTGCTGGCCGGCGCCGATCGCGTCGAAGGCTGCCTGTTCGGCAATGGCGAGCGCACCGGCAACGTCGATCTGGTCAACCTGGCGCTGAACCTCTACACCCAGGGCATCCACCCGGGCCTGGACTTCTCCGACATCGACGCGGTGCGCAAGGTGGTCGAGGAGTGCAACCAGATCCCGGTGCACCCGCGCCACCCCTATGTCGGCGACCTGGTCCACACCGCCTTCTCCGGCTCGCACCAGGACGCCATCCGCAAGGGCTTCGCCCAGCAGGACCCGGACGGCGTCTGGGAAGTGCCCTACCTGCCGATCGACCCGGCCGACATCGGCCGCAGCTACGAGGCGGTGATCCGCGTCAACAGCCAGTCCGGCAAGGGCGGCATCACCTACTTGCTGGAGCAGGAATACGGCATCAGCCTGCCGCGGCGCATGCAGATCGAGTTCAGCCAGGTGGTGCAGAAGGAAACCGACCGCCTCGGCCTGGAGATGACCGCCGCGCAGATCTACCAGCTGTTCGACCGCGAGTACCTGCAGGCCCGCGCGCCCTATGCGCTCAAGGGCCATCGCCTGCAGGAAGAGAACGGTACCAGCGCGGTGGACGTGGAAGTCCTCGCCGGCGGCGACAGCCAGCACTGGCGCGGCATCGGCAAGGGCCCCCTTGAGGCCCTGGTGGCCGGCCTGCCGGTAGCCGTGGAGATCATGGACTACAGCGAGCACGCCATCGGCGCCGGCACCAATGCAAAGGCTGCGGCCTACATCGAGCTGCGCGTGGACGGCGGCCGTGCGCTGCACGGCGTGGGCATCGACGAGAACCTGACCACGGCCAGCTTCCGCGCCCTGTTCAGCGCGCTGAACCGCGCCCTGAAGCAGGTCGAGGCCCAGGCCGCCTGA